From Veillonella dispar, one genomic window encodes:
- the trpCF gene encoding bifunctional indole-3-glycerol-phosphate synthase TrpC/phosphoribosylanthranilate isomerase TrpF yields MILDKIVEATKVRVAQEKEVETPEAVKAAALALPSDTGFPFEAALRQQDFNFICEVKKASPSKGIIAEHFPYLDIAKEYEVAGAAAISVLTEPDFFKGDKKYLQEIASTVKIPVLRKDFIIDEYQIYQAKVWGASAILLICACLDVPTLTKFRELADSLGLSSLVEAHDEHEVQMAIDCGARIIGVNNRNLKDFTVDVQNSVRLRNLVQDDVIFVSESGLETPGDIQVLRDNNIGVALMGETFMRSPNKVEKLAYLYGPTYYTPKVKMCGISKVETIPAVVEAKPDYMGLVFAPSKRQVTVDKAKTLVEELHKQYAKTYGAVEAPMNVETAQDSKEFVQENPNFENIKTVGVFVNETLDNLVTIAKEANLDAVQLHGDEDEAFIQTLKEKTDVEVWKAVQIRSAADAEAWIDSSADMLLFDAYHKDERGGTGEVFDWSCLDEFERPFMLAGGIDSTNVARAIRTVRPYGIDISSGIETNGVKDDKKIKAFTNIVRTIAH; encoded by the coding sequence TTGATTTTAGATAAGATTGTAGAGGCTACCAAAGTTCGCGTAGCCCAAGAAAAAGAGGTGGAAACGCCTGAGGCTGTAAAAGCAGCGGCTTTGGCGTTACCATCGGATACAGGATTTCCTTTTGAAGCAGCCCTTCGTCAGCAAGACTTTAACTTCATTTGCGAAGTGAAGAAAGCCTCTCCATCTAAGGGGATCATTGCTGAGCACTTTCCCTATTTAGACATTGCTAAAGAATATGAGGTTGCTGGTGCAGCAGCCATCTCTGTATTGACTGAACCAGACTTCTTTAAAGGGGACAAAAAATATTTACAAGAAATCGCTAGCACTGTAAAAATTCCTGTATTACGCAAGGATTTCATTATTGATGAATACCAAATCTACCAAGCAAAGGTATGGGGCGCTAGTGCAATCCTCTTAATCTGTGCATGCCTCGATGTACCAACATTGACCAAATTCCGTGAGTTAGCTGACTCTCTTGGCTTATCCTCCTTAGTAGAGGCTCATGACGAGCACGAAGTACAAATGGCTATTGATTGCGGTGCCCGTATTATTGGTGTTAACAACCGTAATTTAAAAGACTTTACTGTAGACGTACAAAACAGTGTGCGCCTGCGTAATCTCGTTCAAGACGATGTGATCTTTGTATCTGAAAGCGGTCTAGAAACGCCAGGGGATATCCAAGTGTTGCGGGATAACAATATCGGCGTAGCCTTGATGGGTGAAACCTTCATGCGTTCTCCTAACAAGGTTGAAAAGTTGGCATATCTCTATGGGCCCACATACTACACGCCAAAGGTTAAGATGTGTGGCATCTCTAAAGTAGAAACAATCCCTGCAGTAGTAGAGGCAAAGCCGGACTATATGGGCCTTGTATTCGCGCCAAGCAAACGACAAGTCACTGTAGACAAAGCTAAAACATTAGTGGAAGAACTTCATAAACAATACGCAAAAACATATGGTGCAGTTGAAGCGCCAATGAATGTTGAAACAGCACAAGATAGTAAGGAATTTGTCCAAGAAAATCCTAATTTTGAGAACATTAAAACGGTAGGTGTCTTCGTCAATGAAACATTAGATAACCTCGTTACAATTGCTAAAGAAGCCAATCTTGATGCGGTGCAATTGCACGGCGACGAAGATGAAGCTTTCATCCAAACTCTCAAAGAGAAAACAGATGTAGAGGTTTGGAAAGCTGTTCAAATCCGCAGTGCTGCAGATGCGGAGGCATGGATCGATAGCAGTGCCGATATGCTATTATTTGATGCGTACCATAAGGATGAACGAGGTGGTACGGGCGAAGTGTTCGACTGGTCTTGCTTAGATGAGTTTGAACGTCCATTTATGCTCGCAGGTGGTATCGACAGTACAAACGTGGCGCGTGCTATTCGCACAGTTCGTCCTTACGGCATAGATATTAGTAGCGGCATTGAAACAAATGGCGTGAAAGACGATAAGAAGATTAAAGCTTTCACCAACATTGTGAGAACCATAGCTCACTAA
- a CDS encoding SEL1-like repeat protein, with the protein MSFYFTDQIQQSFNKIFHQCNKDIAWAGKSELDALVKLDEEGQKVPGIGDVYAILARVYSGPQFTWIEAGFPEDDTKAYSYLHTAIRKGSAIDILQAMRTSGALTPTIEKEMPMTKDQAFQRVYEGAQKGCSYCAYAIANVFQWGDYRLLPSARKIVNEGEPSGVVHFFKSLFVQVDQRRLANKVTAIAQQWLHKSAAAGLVIAYRNLRLTYAEQNNKAMEEQVIFEGAAAGLPLMMYLAGDICKSRGEHERALEYFERGVTMNNGMCLREAAEYYAKPCESNKRIPQDIQKALKYYERAAISPDYLDFNDHAYVTMQAIILRTLNIDGQSQDWSRIAHLLQQPAIYTLDAIWPYLAYVFTFKKGNTPAIRTAIECVNQASKCFDRYGSYDYADHLWQLAAGYCYEIGAITKEPDLDQAVTFYEHARESINRLNTRNDNWLGTGKPLVIPDEASERLEAFELVDGHYQYKEGITQSSTTCNPMPPAWPQNSVDVLEIFEDSTTGWRTNRYDWNFIQREWDTQKYLSFIIYDNRQSIENVIYDVYSIVMFHNEDTNSCTIYLYGYIEEPSELDENVDPRVYEIRYFKEMSIPAGLALIKDFYDNATLPVIDESWEKQYKNTTPPREYVLTCDNDIFYLNQYELSNQMIKDALEGVANGKYNIIEVRPSSLDEQCISYYIERAKGKNLRIRLYATVDEDNEYGFERESCNLTSINYWIQDSITSNKLPDLSDWDEIKKK; encoded by the coding sequence ATGAGTTTTTATTTCACGGATCAAATACAGCAGTCTTTCAATAAAATATTCCACCAGTGTAATAAAGATATAGCTTGGGCGGGCAAGTCTGAGCTTGATGCCCTTGTGAAACTTGACGAGGAAGGCCAAAAGGTTCCAGGTATTGGTGATGTGTACGCTATTTTGGCACGCGTCTATTCTGGCCCTCAGTTCACCTGGATTGAAGCAGGTTTCCCCGAGGATGATACTAAGGCGTATAGTTATTTACATACGGCTATTCGCAAAGGCAGTGCCATCGATATTTTACAGGCTATGCGTACCTCTGGTGCCCTTACACCTACTATTGAAAAAGAGATGCCTATGACGAAGGACCAAGCATTCCAGCGCGTCTATGAGGGCGCCCAAAAGGGTTGTTCTTACTGTGCATACGCCATTGCCAATGTATTCCAATGGGGCGATTACCGCCTCTTGCCATCTGCACGAAAGATAGTTAATGAAGGTGAACCATCTGGTGTTGTCCATTTTTTTAAATCTTTATTTGTACAAGTAGATCAACGTAGATTGGCAAATAAAGTAACGGCCATTGCGCAGCAATGGTTACATAAATCTGCAGCGGCAGGTCTTGTCATTGCGTACCGCAACTTGCGCCTTACCTATGCCGAGCAAAATAATAAGGCAATGGAAGAACAAGTTATTTTTGAAGGGGCTGCAGCAGGTTTGCCACTCATGATGTATTTAGCAGGCGATATTTGTAAGTCTCGCGGGGAGCATGAACGAGCACTCGAATATTTTGAGCGTGGCGTAACCATGAATAATGGCATGTGTTTGCGTGAAGCTGCCGAGTACTATGCAAAACCATGTGAGTCTAACAAAAGAATCCCTCAGGATATTCAAAAGGCCCTCAAATACTACGAGCGTGCTGCTATAAGCCCAGATTATTTAGACTTTAACGACCACGCTTACGTTACAATGCAAGCCATCATTCTTCGCACATTAAATATCGATGGTCAGTCCCAAGACTGGTCTCGCATCGCTCACTTATTACAACAACCAGCGATTTACACTCTCGATGCGATTTGGCCGTATCTCGCTTATGTATTTACTTTCAAAAAAGGTAATACCCCTGCCATAAGAACCGCCATAGAGTGCGTTAATCAGGCTAGCAAATGTTTCGATAGATACGGTAGTTATGACTATGCTGACCATCTATGGCAACTGGCCGCCGGCTATTGCTACGAAATTGGTGCCATTACAAAAGAACCGGATTTAGACCAAGCCGTTACGTTTTACGAGCATGCTCGTGAAAGCATCAATCGTCTCAACACAAGAAATGATAATTGGTTAGGCACTGGTAAGCCGTTGGTAATTCCTGACGAAGCATCTGAGCGATTAGAGGCCTTTGAACTCGTTGATGGACACTATCAGTACAAAGAAGGAATAACGCAATCTTCTACAACATGTAATCCTATGCCCCCTGCTTGGCCTCAAAACTCCGTAGATGTATTAGAAATCTTTGAGGACTCTACTACTGGTTGGCGCACCAATAGATACGACTGGAATTTCATTCAACGAGAATGGGATACACAAAAATATCTCAGCTTTATCATCTACGATAATCGCCAATCCATAGAAAACGTAATTTACGATGTGTACAGTATCGTTATGTTCCACAATGAAGATACAAACTCTTGTACTATCTATCTATACGGCTACATTGAGGAGCCTAGCGAACTAGATGAAAACGTGGATCCTAGAGTATATGAAATAAGATACTTTAAAGAAATGTCCATTCCTGCAGGTCTCGCTTTAATTAAAGACTTCTATGATAATGCTACATTACCTGTTATTGATGAAAGTTGGGAGAAACAGTACAAAAACACTACGCCTCCTCGAGAATATGTATTAACTTGTGACAACGATATCTTCTACCTTAATCAATATGAACTTTCCAATCAAATGATCAAGGATGCCTTAGAAGGCGTAGCGAATGGCAAGTATAATATTATTGAGGTTCGCCCTTCTAGCCTTGATGAGCAATGTATTAGCTATTACATCGAGCGCGCAAAAGGTAAAAACTTACGCATTCGACTCTATGCCACTGTAGATGAGGACAACGAATATGGCTTTGAACGAGAGTCTTGCAACTTAACCTCCATCAACTACTGGATTCAGGACTCTATAACTAGCAATAAGCTTCCTGACTTAAGTGATTGGGATGAAATTAAAAAGAAATAA
- the trpB gene encoding tryptophan synthase subunit beta has protein sequence MSEQRHGYFGSFGGQFMPETLMNAVIELEEAYNKYKDDPDFVRELEDLHKKYTGRPSLLYYADRMTKDLGGAKIYLKREDLNHTGSHKLNNVIGQMLLAKRMAKTRVIAETGAGQHGVATATIAALMGMECEVYMGAEDCERQALNVYRMELLGAKVHPVTTGTSTLKDAVSEALREWTNRMSDTHYVLGSVMGAHPFPMIVRDFQSIISREAREQILEAEGKLPTAVMACVGGGSNAMGMFYHFIPDEGVRLIGCEAAGRGIDTEEHAATIAKGSVGIFHGMKSYFCQDEDGQIAPVYSISAGLDYPGIGPEHAYLHDSGRAEYVPVTDDEAVDAFEYLSRLEGIIPAIESAHAVAHARKIAPTMSKDDIIIICLSGRGDKDVAAMAKYRGVDLHE, from the coding sequence ATGAGTGAACAAAGACATGGTTATTTTGGCTCCTTCGGTGGCCAATTTATGCCAGAAACATTGATGAATGCAGTCATCGAATTGGAAGAGGCATACAACAAGTACAAAGATGATCCTGATTTCGTGCGCGAACTTGAGGATTTACACAAAAAATATACAGGTCGTCCATCCCTTTTATACTATGCAGATCGCATGACAAAAGACCTTGGTGGTGCCAAAATTTATTTGAAACGTGAAGATTTGAACCATACTGGGTCTCACAAATTGAACAATGTAATCGGTCAAATGTTATTGGCAAAACGCATGGCTAAAACTCGTGTTATTGCTGAAACTGGTGCAGGTCAACACGGCGTGGCAACGGCTACTATCGCTGCGTTGATGGGCATGGAATGTGAAGTATACATGGGCGCTGAGGACTGTGAACGTCAAGCGCTTAACGTATATCGCATGGAATTATTAGGCGCTAAGGTGCATCCTGTAACAACTGGTACTAGCACATTAAAAGATGCTGTTTCTGAAGCATTGCGCGAATGGACAAATCGCATGTCCGATACGCACTATGTATTGGGCTCTGTTATGGGCGCTCATCCATTCCCTATGATCGTTCGTGACTTCCAATCCATCATCAGCCGTGAAGCACGTGAGCAAATCCTTGAAGCAGAAGGTAAATTGCCAACAGCTGTTATGGCTTGTGTAGGCGGCGGTTCCAACGCGATGGGTATGTTCTATCACTTCATTCCTGATGAAGGCGTTCGCCTTATCGGTTGTGAAGCGGCAGGTCGCGGTATCGATACAGAGGAACATGCAGCAACAATTGCAAAAGGCTCTGTTGGTATCTTCCATGGCATGAAATCTTACTTCTGCCAAGACGAAGACGGCCAAATTGCTCCCGTATATTCTATCTCTGCAGGTCTTGATTACCCTGGTATCGGCCCTGAACATGCGTACTTGCACGATAGTGGTCGCGCTGAATATGTACCTGTAACAGATGACGAAGCAGTAGATGCTTTCGAATACTTGTCTCGTTTAGAGGGCATTATTCCAGCTATTGAAAGTGCTCATGCAGTGGCACATGCGCGTAAAATTGCGCCTACTATGAGCAAGGACGATATCATTATTATTTGTTTATCTGGTCGTGGTGATAAAGACGTAGCGGCTATGGCGAAATACAGAGGGGTGGATCTTCATGAGTAA
- a CDS encoding anthranilate synthase component I family protein gives MIFPSLDRVKAIAPGYDIVPVYMEILSDVRTPISVLKALKQVSSHTYLLESADNSNHWGRYSFLGYDPKIELFCKNHKMTIKDGTTRTFECSDPAAEIRNILSQYKSPRLEELPTFTGGFVGYFACEYIRYIEPTLDFPTPDDDSAMVNDVDLMLFDKVIAFDHYKNKIYLIANISTSDLERNYNKAELELKALADLVVNGKEADVPKGILKTEFTSEFTKDEFEAIVKKTQHYIKEGDIFQCVVSNRREAEFDGSLLNAYRVLRTLNPSPYMFYLSGGDVELTGASPETLVKLTDGKMYTFPIAGTMRRGKTEAEDLAIEEKLINDEKELAEHNMLVDLGRNDLGKIAKFGSVQVEALHMLQRFSHVIHITSTVSGDIQDGKDALDAIGATLPAGTLSGAPKIRAIEILHELEKSPRGVYGGAVGYIDFSGNMDVCIGIRMAMNKGGKVYVRAGAGIVRDSVPASEYNETLIKGQSMISAITDAQEVE, from the coding sequence ATGATTTTTCCTAGTTTAGACCGTGTGAAAGCTATCGCACCGGGCTACGATATCGTGCCTGTATATATGGAAATTTTATCCGACGTACGCACACCGATTAGCGTGTTGAAAGCGTTAAAACAAGTGAGCAGTCATACGTACTTGCTTGAAAGTGCGGATAATAGTAATCATTGGGGCCGTTACTCCTTCTTGGGCTATGATCCTAAGATTGAGCTCTTCTGCAAAAACCATAAAATGACTATCAAAGATGGTACAACACGTACCTTTGAGTGTTCTGACCCAGCTGCAGAGATTCGCAATATTTTGAGCCAATACAAAAGCCCTCGCTTAGAAGAACTACCAACCTTCACAGGTGGCTTTGTAGGGTACTTTGCTTGCGAATATATTCGTTACATTGAGCCAACATTGGACTTCCCAACGCCAGATGATGACTCTGCTATGGTAAACGATGTAGACCTTATGCTCTTTGATAAGGTAATCGCCTTTGACCATTATAAAAATAAAATCTACTTGATTGCTAATATTAGCACTAGCGATTTAGAACGTAACTACAACAAGGCTGAGCTTGAACTTAAAGCATTAGCTGATCTCGTAGTAAACGGCAAAGAGGCAGATGTTCCCAAAGGCATCCTTAAAACAGAGTTTACCTCTGAGTTTACAAAGGACGAGTTTGAGGCAATTGTTAAAAAGACACAGCATTACATCAAGGAAGGGGATATCTTCCAATGTGTTGTATCTAACCGCCGTGAAGCTGAGTTCGATGGTAGCTTGTTAAATGCGTATCGCGTATTGCGTACATTGAACCCATCTCCATATATGTTCTACCTATCCGGTGGCGATGTAGAGCTTACAGGTGCTTCTCCAGAAACATTGGTAAAATTGACAGATGGTAAAATGTACACCTTCCCAATTGCAGGTACTATGCGCCGCGGTAAAACCGAAGCAGAGGACCTCGCTATTGAAGAAAAGCTCATTAACGACGAGAAAGAGTTGGCTGAACATAACATGCTCGTTGACCTTGGCCGTAACGATTTAGGTAAAATTGCTAAATTCGGTTCCGTACAAGTAGAGGCGTTACATATGTTGCAACGTTTCTCCCACGTAATTCACATTACGTCTACTGTAAGCGGCGACATTCAAGACGGTAAAGATGCTCTCGATGCTATCGGTGCTACATTGCCAGCAGGTACTTTGTCCGGGGCTCCTAAGATTCGTGCTATCGAGATTTTACACGAACTTGAAAAAAGCCCGCGCGGTGTATACGGCGGCGCTGTAGGTTACATCGACTTCTCCGGTAATATGGACGTATGTATCGGCATCCGTATGGCTATGAATAAAGGTGGTAAGGTTTATGTTCGCGCTGGCGCTGGTATCGTTCGCGATAGTGTTCCTGCTAGTGAATATAACGAAACCTTGATCAAAGGCCAATCCATGATTTCCGCAATTACAGATGCACAGGAGGTAGAATAA
- a CDS encoding anthranilate synthase component II, translating into MVLLIDNYDSFSFNLYQLVGSIDPDIKVIRSDELTVEEIRALKPDYVILSPGPGRPADAGVYEDLLRECKGEFPILGVCLGHQAIGEVFGGTVSYAKQVMHGKQSVAKQVHPSKILKDVPEQFEVARYHSLAIIDETMPSELIVTSITDDGEVMSVEHKDYPIYGVQFHPESIMTPNGEQMIRNFLEK; encoded by the coding sequence ATGGTACTCCTTATAGATAATTACGATAGCTTCTCCTTCAATTTATACCAATTAGTAGGCTCTATCGATCCAGACATTAAAGTCATCCGCAGCGATGAATTAACAGTTGAAGAAATCCGCGCTTTGAAACCAGACTATGTGATACTTTCACCAGGACCTGGCAGACCAGCTGATGCGGGCGTATACGAAGACCTATTGCGCGAATGCAAAGGCGAATTCCCAATCCTCGGCGTATGCCTTGGTCACCAAGCCATCGGCGAAGTATTTGGTGGCACCGTTTCCTACGCAAAACAAGTTATGCACGGCAAACAAAGCGTAGCCAAACAAGTGCACCCATCTAAAATCCTTAAAGATGTACCTGAACAATTTGAAGTAGCACGCTACCACTCCTTGGCGATTATTGACGAAACCATGCCAAGCGAACTCATCGTTACATCCATTACCGACGACGGCGAAGTAATGAGCGTAGAACACAAAGACTACCCAATCTACGGCGTGCAATTCCATCCGGAATCCATCATGACACCAAACGGAGAACAAATGATTCGCAATTTCTTAGAAAAATAA
- a CDS encoding DUF805 domain-containing protein: MWLHNEISLFKQNIEMLRVNQRIGRLAFLWAVLGLMGSKFLAYLLFVVLIGFIQDGLFQGSTYLSYIYFGCLQIIHVIASIFILKRRLNDCGSSLWYMILVPIAYLSLWVYWGMSFSWESISETFINTGFHWDGFFWQYFILACFALPLSVPDSNKYGLDEGRDSYNNYIISYTRSSTITKATNNSKFDYICSCIWDVLFARIFDVKGRTPVSAFWVGLIGTRLFMDVIMNMVIAVVSLIVQLGIPLYIPRWGFMAILIWPAIAMITLGIRRLHDSLLSGLWIIGLFVPYINIFVSYHLLFKKSWHIES; the protein is encoded by the coding sequence ATGTGGTTACATAATGAAATTTCACTATTTAAACAAAATATAGAAATGCTGCGAGTGAATCAACGTATAGGCCGATTGGCATTTTTGTGGGCTGTGCTCGGTTTAATGGGAAGTAAATTTTTAGCGTACCTTCTATTTGTGGTATTGATAGGATTTATTCAAGATGGTCTGTTTCAAGGCAGTACATATTTGTCATATATTTATTTTGGATGTTTGCAGATTATACATGTAATTGCATCTATTTTTATTCTCAAACGTAGACTAAATGACTGTGGTTCATCCTTGTGGTATATGATATTAGTTCCCATAGCATACCTAAGTTTGTGGGTGTATTGGGGGATGAGTTTTAGTTGGGAATCTATATCTGAAACCTTTATCAATACAGGCTTTCATTGGGACGGATTTTTCTGGCAGTATTTCATCTTGGCTTGCTTTGCGTTGCCTCTTAGTGTACCGGATTCTAATAAGTATGGTTTAGATGAAGGACGAGATAGCTATAATAACTATATTATTTCCTATACTCGAAGTTCCACGATTACTAAAGCTACAAATAATAGTAAATTTGACTATATTTGTAGCTGTATATGGGATGTTTTATTTGCTAGAATCTTTGATGTTAAGGGAAGGACTCCTGTATCAGCTTTTTGGGTTGGTCTCATAGGAACTCGTCTTTTCATGGATGTCATTATGAATATGGTTATAGCCGTAGTATCGTTAATTGTTCAGCTTGGTATACCTCTTTATATACCACGTTGGGGATTTATGGCTATCCTGATATGGCCAGCTATAGCAATGATTACATTAGGCATACGTAGACTTCATGATTCCCTATTAAGTGGGTTATGGATTATTGGTCTTTTCGTTCCGTATATTAATATTTTTGTTAGTTATCATCTTTTGTTTAAAAAATCTTGGCATATTGAAAGTTAA
- the trpD gene encoding anthranilate phosphoribosyltransferase: MIKDALYAVTHGQDLSYDLAKDTMNKIMSGEVAEVPMAGFLCALAAKGPTVDEVTAFAEVMREKAGSVPHEGTVVEIVGTGGDEANTFNISTTSGFIISAAGIPVAKHGNRSVSSKCGAADLIEALGAKLELNGEQNEAVLNKANMCFMFAPVYHQAMKYAGPVRKALGVRTVFNILGPLANPAGATVELMGVYDKSLVEPLARVLANLGVKRGAVVHGFDGLDEITATNKTYVCEINNGTFTSYEFDPKDYGFEYADKTELEGGDAAVNAEITRRVLGGEQGGKRTAVLLNAGMAIYLAKDGITLAEGIEEAKNMIDSGKALATMEQFVKATQEV; encoded by the coding sequence ATGATTAAAGACGCATTATATGCAGTAACGCATGGTCAGGATTTATCCTACGATCTTGCTAAAGATACAATGAATAAGATTATGAGCGGCGAGGTAGCTGAGGTTCCTATGGCGGGTTTCTTGTGCGCTTTGGCGGCAAAAGGCCCTACTGTAGATGAGGTTACAGCCTTTGCTGAGGTTATGCGTGAGAAAGCAGGTTCTGTGCCTCATGAAGGTACTGTTGTGGAAATTGTAGGTACTGGCGGTGACGAAGCGAATACGTTTAACATTTCTACTACTTCTGGTTTTATCATTTCTGCAGCAGGTATTCCTGTAGCAAAGCATGGTAACCGCAGTGTATCTAGTAAATGTGGCGCTGCTGACTTGATCGAAGCATTAGGTGCTAAATTAGAGCTTAACGGTGAACAAAATGAGGCAGTTCTCAATAAAGCCAATATGTGCTTCATGTTTGCTCCTGTATACCACCAAGCTATGAAATATGCTGGCCCTGTACGTAAAGCGTTAGGCGTTCGTACTGTGTTCAACATCCTTGGACCATTGGCGAACCCAGCAGGCGCTACTGTGGAGTTGATGGGCGTGTACGATAAATCTTTAGTAGAACCATTGGCTCGCGTGTTGGCTAATCTTGGCGTTAAACGTGGCGCAGTTGTACACGGCTTTGATGGCCTTGATGAAATTACGGCTACCAACAAAACGTACGTATGCGAAATTAATAATGGTACTTTCACAAGCTACGAATTCGATCCTAAGGACTATGGTTTCGAATACGCTGATAAAACTGAGCTTGAAGGTGGCGACGCTGCGGTAAATGCTGAGATTACACGCCGCGTTCTCGGTGGTGAGCAAGGTGGTAAACGCACAGCAGTTCTCCTTAACGCAGGCATGGCGATTTACCTTGCAAAAGATGGTATTACATTAGCAGAGGGCATTGAAGAGGCGAAAAACATGATCGACTCTGGCAAGGCTCTTGCGACAATGGAACAATTTGTGAAAGCAACCCAAGAGGTATAA